The following are encoded in a window of Pristis pectinata isolate sPriPec2 chromosome 1, sPriPec2.1.pri, whole genome shotgun sequence genomic DNA:
- the LOC127577940 gene encoding mRNA decay activator protein ZFP36L1-like isoform X1: protein MSTKLVSCFYDIGEVLCKNKMMSYNNNINTGSTGVPLLDRKAVGTPTLVDYQRRHSVTLGNTNSKFTQNQLLNSLKLEQGGGGNAANKENKFRDRSFSETGLQKPQSQVNSSRYKTELCRPFEENGACKYGDKCQFAHGIHELRSLARHPKYKTELCRTFHTIGFCPYGPRCHFIHNAEERRMSPGHDQHHLPLSSSNKVDRPCLQHSYSFSGFSSSSNGLLDSPTSITPPPIFTAEDLSSSPTLPSCASNPFTYSSQELASLFAPSIGIQVPTVSTNGGAHSPTSFLLRPLAESPQLFEPSPSPPDSLSDDCLSSSGSVSGSESPVLDFNKRLPIFSRLSITDD from the exons ATGTCCACGAAATTAGTCTCTTGTTTCTACGATATTGGAGAAGTTTTATGCAag AACAAGATGAtgagctacaataacaacatcaacacaggcagcaccgggGTGCCCCTGCTGGACAGGAAGGCAGTCGGGACACCAACTCTGGTCGACTACCAGAGGCGGCATTCGGTCACCCTCGGCAACACTAACTCCAAGTTCACACAGAACCAGCTCCTCAACAGCCTGAAGCTGGAGCAGGGTGGCGGCGGCAACGCGGCCAACAAGGAGAACAAGTTCCGGGACCGCTCCTTCTCTGAGACGGGCCTCCAGAAGCCCCAGAGCCAGGTGAACTCCAGCCGCTACAAGACGGAGCTGTGCCGCCCCTTCGAGGAGAACGGCGCATGCAAGTACGGTGACAAGTGCCAGTTCGCCCATGGCATTCACGAGCTGAGGAGCCTGGCCCGCCACCCCAAGTACAAGACGGAGCTCTGCCGCACTTTCCACACCATTGGCTTCTGCCCCTACGGACCCCGCTGCCACTTCATCCACAACGCGGAAGAGAGGCGCATGTCACCCGGGCATGATCAGCACcacctcccactctcctcctccaaCAAGGTGGACAGGCCCTGTCTACAGCACAGCTACAGCTTCTCCGGCTTCTCCAGTTCCTCCAATGGGCTGCTGGACAgtcccacctccatcacccctcCGCCTATCTTCACCGCGGAAGACCTGAGCTCCTCCCCCACCTTGCCGAGCTGCGCCAGCAACCCTTTCACCTACTCAAGCCAGGAGCTGGCTAGCCTCTTCGCGCCCAGCATCGGCATCCAGGTCCCCACGGTGTCCACCAATGGTGGCGCCCACTCCCCCACTTCGTTCCTGCTCCGCCCCCTGGCCGAGTCGCCCCAGCTCTTCGAGCCTTCGCCCAGCCCCCCCGACTCGTTGTCCGATGATTGCCTCAGCAGCTCCGGCAGCGTGAGCGGCTCCGAGTCACCAGTCCTTGACTTTAACAAGCGCCTTCCCATCTTCAGCAGACTTTCCATCACGGACGACTAG
- the LOC127577940 gene encoding mRNA decay activator protein ZFP36L1-like isoform X2 produces the protein MMSYNNNINTGSTGVPLLDRKAVGTPTLVDYQRRHSVTLGNTNSKFTQNQLLNSLKLEQGGGGNAANKENKFRDRSFSETGLQKPQSQVNSSRYKTELCRPFEENGACKYGDKCQFAHGIHELRSLARHPKYKTELCRTFHTIGFCPYGPRCHFIHNAEERRMSPGHDQHHLPLSSSNKVDRPCLQHSYSFSGFSSSSNGLLDSPTSITPPPIFTAEDLSSSPTLPSCASNPFTYSSQELASLFAPSIGIQVPTVSTNGGAHSPTSFLLRPLAESPQLFEPSPSPPDSLSDDCLSSSGSVSGSESPVLDFNKRLPIFSRLSITDD, from the coding sequence ATGAtgagctacaataacaacatcaacacaggcagcaccgggGTGCCCCTGCTGGACAGGAAGGCAGTCGGGACACCAACTCTGGTCGACTACCAGAGGCGGCATTCGGTCACCCTCGGCAACACTAACTCCAAGTTCACACAGAACCAGCTCCTCAACAGCCTGAAGCTGGAGCAGGGTGGCGGCGGCAACGCGGCCAACAAGGAGAACAAGTTCCGGGACCGCTCCTTCTCTGAGACGGGCCTCCAGAAGCCCCAGAGCCAGGTGAACTCCAGCCGCTACAAGACGGAGCTGTGCCGCCCCTTCGAGGAGAACGGCGCATGCAAGTACGGTGACAAGTGCCAGTTCGCCCATGGCATTCACGAGCTGAGGAGCCTGGCCCGCCACCCCAAGTACAAGACGGAGCTCTGCCGCACTTTCCACACCATTGGCTTCTGCCCCTACGGACCCCGCTGCCACTTCATCCACAACGCGGAAGAGAGGCGCATGTCACCCGGGCATGATCAGCACcacctcccactctcctcctccaaCAAGGTGGACAGGCCCTGTCTACAGCACAGCTACAGCTTCTCCGGCTTCTCCAGTTCCTCCAATGGGCTGCTGGACAgtcccacctccatcacccctcCGCCTATCTTCACCGCGGAAGACCTGAGCTCCTCCCCCACCTTGCCGAGCTGCGCCAGCAACCCTTTCACCTACTCAAGCCAGGAGCTGGCTAGCCTCTTCGCGCCCAGCATCGGCATCCAGGTCCCCACGGTGTCCACCAATGGTGGCGCCCACTCCCCCACTTCGTTCCTGCTCCGCCCCCTGGCCGAGTCGCCCCAGCTCTTCGAGCCTTCGCCCAGCCCCCCCGACTCGTTGTCCGATGATTGCCTCAGCAGCTCCGGCAGCGTGAGCGGCTCCGAGTCACCAGTCCTTGACTTTAACAAGCGCCTTCCCATCTTCAGCAGACTTTCCATCACGGACGACTAG